From Ignavibacteriota bacterium:
ATGAAGCGCGGAAGCATGCTCTTCAATACGGCACGGGGTCCCGTTGTGGATGGCCACGCGCTGAGTGGGGCGCTCATCTCCGGACATCTTCGCGGGGCCGTTCTGGATGTCTGGGAGCGCGAGCCATCGATCGACGTGGGGTTGCTCGGCCATGTCCTTCTCGGTACCCCGCACATCGCCGGCTATTCGCTGGATGGAAAGATCAATGCTGCGCGGATGATGTTTGAGGCACTTGTGGCGCACTTCGGACTCGGGCTCACATGGCCGGAGCCGCACGGCGTGCCTCCGGCCTGGAATGGCGAGGTCTCCGTGCACAGTGCGCCGGACGAGCACGGGGTGCTGCGTGGAGTGGTGACCCGGTGTTACGATATCGAGCAGGATGATGCCCGTTTGCGCCTGACGGAACTGCTGGCGCCCGACGAGAGATCGCAGGCGTTCCGCGCATTACGCGCGCAGTATCCCGTGCGGAGGGAGTTCACGGCGACACGGGTGAAGGCAGCAGGCGCATCACCCGCGGTGGTGCAGGCATTGCGGGAACTCGGGTTCACCGTGACGGAGGCCTGAGAGCCCGGCGTCCGTCACGGTGTCAGGATCGCGACTCACTTCACCTCGAGCACATCGCGATCAGGCAATGCCGGGAACGGGGCATGCGGTTCGGTCTGGTACCAGAACGCCACGGATGCAATATCGTCCTGGAGCGGGAGATAACGCCCACCGGACCTCCATCCGAGCGCCTGGATCGTGACACGCAGGTCCCTGTCGAACCGGATAGGGTCCATGATGTGCCAGCGGTACAGTCCGAACCGTTGCTGCGACTGATACAGCCCATCGGGCCGGATGACCTGCGGGAGGCCTGCATAGGGTGTGGTGAACTCCTGGTACTGATGGGTCTTCTGGTTCTCGAAGTTGTATGAGCCGCAGAAATAGTCCTCCGTCCCCGTACCGCAGATGGTCGGGAACTCGCCATCGCCGTCGAGATAGAATTTGATCTCCCCTTCACCCCACCACCCTGTGCTGTTGACCCCCCACGCCATGTACGTGCCGATATACTGCCCCCATCCCTTCACGCCGTCGAGCAGTGTGTACACCGACTTGTAGGGCACGGGGTTCACCCGGCGGAATTGGGCGTGGAAGTACGCGGCATCCTTCGGCACATCGGTGAGCGTGTAGTTCACCTGGTAAAAGAGCGTCATCTCTTCATCGGCGATGTTCTCGACCGTGATCCGTGCGCGCTTGCGGAAAGGCATCTCCCAGTAGCAGTTGAAGGCACTCCCGGGGTTCACGCAGATGGCGAGTGAAGAGATCTGCGCATACTGTCCCCATCCGCATGCAAAGAAATCGCCGATGGGAGCCTCGACGGACGGCGTCTGTTCGTCATCCCAGTAGATGCGCATGATCGTGTACCGCCAGTTCCCCGTGGGGGTCATCCAGATCTGCTGGATGGCACCTTCGCCCGGGATGTCCGCGACGGTGAATGTTTGCTTCGGCTTGATACGGACACAGGGTGCGATCTTCCAGGTCTTCCCCAGGTCGCGTGCGGCGTTGGCGCCCGTCCCTTCCGTCGCCATGCCTCCCTTGCCCTTCTCCCCGTCCGGGTTTTCGGCGCTGATCGAGCGCGTCTTAGCCCGTGACAGCCGCGACAGGTTGCCCAGCCCCATGCCGAGCCCGTTGAACTGCTCTTGTGCGTTCATACCGTCTCCGATGACCATGAGAAGGATAAGAGTGACCAGTGTGCGTCGCATGATGTGCTCCTTCAGTTGGACAGCCACTCGCCGCCACCGGCGAGATTGTCTTTGGTGAAGACACGGGACCGCAGGGTGACTTCGCGGGGAGCGGTCTTGCCGGAGAGGATGAGCAACGCGTTCTCGATCGCTTCACGCCCGCCGGTAGGATACTCGAAGGATGCCGCGAGAAGCCCCTGCTTCACATACATCTGTCCCTCCTGGGGGAGGGCATCGATCCCGACGAACACCATCTTCTTCTCCCGTCCCGCGGCGCGGGCTGCGAGGTAGGCACCGTGGGCCCCGGGGTCGTTATGCGCATAGACGAGGTCGATGACGGGGAATCGGGCGAGTGCCGATTCCATCTCCTTGCGGGCATTGGGCTCCAGCCATTTCATGTCCGCTTCGAAGATGATGTCGATGCCGGTCCCCTTGATCCCTTCGCGGAAGCCGGCGTTCCGGTCCTGTCCCGGGGTGGAGGTCATGAGCCCCTTGAGTTCCACGACCCTCCCTTTGCCGCCGAGCAGTTTCGCGATCCAGGCGCCTGCTGCCTTGCCGATGCGTTTGTTGTCGGCCCCGATGAAGCACGTGTACTCGTTCCCGAGGACGCGGCGGTCCAGGACGATGACAGGGATCCCCTTCTTGAATGCCGCGCTCACGGGTTTGGTCAATGGCGCGGCTTCCTTCGGAGAGATGATGATCAGATCGACGCCGGCGCGGATGAACTCTTCGACGTGGGCT
This genomic window contains:
- a CDS encoding DUF2961 domain-containing protein, whose protein sequence is MRRTLVTLILLMVIGDGMNAQEQFNGLGMGLGNLSRLSRAKTRSISAENPDGEKGKGGMATEGTGANAARDLGKTWKIAPCVRIKPKQTFTVADIPGEGAIQQIWMTPTGNWRYTIMRIYWDDEQTPSVEAPIGDFFACGWGQYAQISSLAICVNPGSAFNCYWEMPFRKRARITVENIADEEMTLFYQVNYTLTDVPKDAAYFHAQFRRVNPVPYKSVYTLLDGVKGWGQYIGTYMAWGVNSTGWWGEGEIKFYLDGDGEFPTICGTGTEDYFCGSYNFENQKTHQYQEFTTPYAGLPQVIRPDGLYQSQQRFGLYRWHIMDPIRFDRDLRVTIQALGWRSGGRYLPLQDDIASVAFWYQTEPHAPFPALPDRDVLEVK
- a CDS encoding substrate-binding domain-containing protein: MKHLTCLTLFTILLTATISLPSYGQQHRWTIGMSQCNLGEPWRVQMNADIKKAAEAHPELTVIFKDAQNDNLRQGAHVEEFIRAGVDLIIISPKEAAPLTKPVSAAFKKGIPVIVLDRRVLGNEYTCFIGADNKRIGKAAGAWIAKLLGGKGRVVELKGLMTSTPGQDRNAGFREGIKGTGIDIIFEADMKWLEPNARKEMESALARFPVIDLVYAHNDPGAHGAYLAARAAGREKKMVFVGIDALPQEGQMYVKQGLLAASFEYPTGGREAIENALLILSGKTAPREVTLRSRVFTKDNLAGGGEWLSN